Proteins co-encoded in one Pleurodeles waltl isolate 20211129_DDA chromosome 2_2, aPleWal1.hap1.20221129, whole genome shotgun sequence genomic window:
- the JPH1 gene encoding junctophilin-1 isoform X3, with translation MTGGRFDFDDGGTYCGGWEDGKAHGHGICTGPRGQGEYAGSWAHGFEVAGTYTWPSGNTYQGYWAQGKRHGLGVESKGRWLYRGEWAHGFKGRYGVRQSLVTPARYEGTWSNGLQDGYGVETYGDGAAHTGSLAVTDGPSTA, from the exons ATGACGGGTGGCCGGTTTGATTTCGACGACGGCGGCACGTACTGTGGCGGCTGGGAGGATGGCAAGGCGCACGGGCACGGCATCTGCACGGGGCCCCGCGGTCAGGGCGAGTACGCGGGCTCATGGGCGCACGGCTTCGAGGTGGCGGGCACCTACACCTGGCCCAGCGGCAACACTTACCAAGGCTactgggcacagggcaaacgccATGGACTGGGCGTTGAGAGCAAGGGGCGCTGGCTGTACCGCGGGGAGTGGGCGCACGGCTTCAAGGGGCGCTACGGGGTCCGCCAGAGTCTCGTTACCCCTGCACGCTACGAGGGCACTTGGAGCAACGGCCTACAGGACGGCTATGGAGTGGAGACTTATGGGGACGGAG CTGCACACACTGGGAGCTTagctgtgactgatgggccatccacagcttgA